The Odontesthes bonariensis isolate fOdoBon6 chromosome 19, fOdoBon6.hap1, whole genome shotgun sequence genome includes the window tGGATGAAGGGGCAGGGAGAGACGGGAAGAGGTGGGAGCAGCGAGGGCAGAGAAAAGAATAAAGGAGTCTTTACAtgtctgtggaaccagcagctCGCAGCACTTTCACATAATTTAAGACATATGGACGTTATTAGGAcaactgtgtctgtgtgtgtaagagTCTgagagtgtgcgtgtgtgtcttaAAGCCTGTGTCTTTGCGCTGCAGGCAACAGAAGACAGTCACGTTTTTGTGGTGCAGCAAAATGACTGTTGTACTGAACAatcccccccaccaccacacacaagCGCCGGCCCCTAAACCCTCGTCCTGAGTGGAACTTGGAACGTCCCGGAGTGACACTGCATAAAACTGTGTTTGATTGGCAGCCAGGTTGTGTAGTGAGATGctgggtgtgtgtttgtctgaccCGTAGTTACCTTTTCGGAGCCAGTCCTCCACACACTGACTGACTCACTGGCCCTACAGTAGTTCAACCCTACTGCTCTGCGTCTATTTATGTCAGAGTGTCTGTgcgtctatgtgtgtgtgtgtgtacgaaTACGCAAAGTGCTCACTCAAATTGAGCAATTATGCATAATCCAGTGCAGACGGGTTAAATGGCTAAACTCATAACgctacagagtctcctctggcTCAACCAGTATTTTTGCCAAATCAGCTTTCAGTATCTCCTCAGTGCGTGATTTCCTCAGTGGGGTTCTCTTTTCATTGTTAATTCGGATATTCACTCtaatttctaaaaacgtgtgaAAACCTAGTTTTTGTATCCATCTGGCAAGTGAGAGAGCCTATAGATCGCTTTTATTTCATGGGAATACAAATTGATTCTTTAAAATCCTGCTGTACCATTTGATAGAGCACACGTTTACGTCCTTGTTGAGCCATATCTACCATTGGATTTAGTTATGTAATTCTAAAATAGATTACATATTAGGCCATAACTCTTTCTAATATTGATAGTTTTATGAAATAGAGTGGATCTATTACTGTTGTGCCaaggaaatgacaaaaatgcaaaaacagcTGGATGGAAACAATAGCTCCACTGAATTATTCCTCAACCTAACAAACTGACTTCCagattagtaaaaaaaaaaaagtcatgacAGCCAGTCTCTGATTCTTCTGATGTCAGACACTGGGTTACACTGGGATACGTTAGTCCTGCTAACATCTTAGAAGACGGATCTATTCAAACCACTCCCAAACACacaatacacacatacatatatctaCCCATACTGTGCATTTCCATGCACACAGCACCAGCTCAGTAGACTATTGTTCATTCATTAAGAGGGCAGTAGAGGGAGGGAAGCAGGTTTTGAGAAATGAGAAGGCACAGAGGAGACAAAATGAGGAAGAGGACCAAATAAGAGCATGAGTGCCCAAAAGGTGGTTTAATGGCTGAAGAATCAACCTCAAGAACCACACATACCCTCACTGGCCTGGTTTCAACTCCCCCTGGAAGCTCCTTACTTCCTTCTCCACTTCCTTTTCCGATTGAAGAAGAAGCTTGTGAAACTCAAAAGcttaaaaataaacataaaagtaAAGACTTAATACATGGTCCTAACAAATTTGCATGACTTTTGAATGAACCCAAATCAAAACAACTGCGAGCCTTTGAAAGTGAACTGATGGGTTTGACTGGCGACTAGTCATTACacagtctaatatagaatttgCTTGTACAGATATTCCAGTCTCTTTTCATTGAGCAGAAAATGCAAACCATGTGTACCAGTCGTCGAACTTTGCTCGAGAATGTGCTGCATTGCCTTCCTGCAACTGCTCATTGAATAAAACCTTGTAATGGAAAATCTCTGGGACTTAAATTGGAGAATAAAAAAAGCCCTCAATGGTTTGAGAAAGCATTGAACACTGCTCTCTTTTAAAACTAATTTGTAAAGCCAACCAGCCAACTTCGCCCGACTGCATGCCGCCAAGTAGTTGTCACCCAACAAGCAGCACCTTTTTGCTCTGCTCCCATCATAGCCCTGAAGattacatgcaaaaaaaaagtaattctaCTCATCCAAGTAAAACCAAGCTTTAGTAACTTTGTTATATTAAGAAAAACACCCTTTTATCATTCCTCTCAACTGTCCTCTCCCTCTATGTAATAATGTCAGACTATTTTAAGGGCAGTTTTGGAAGTTAAATCGAGGAATGTTATTTGTCCAAACAGCACTGACGTCTGGTGACTGATTCAAACAGAGAAATACTACAAGCAGCCAGGAAAGACTTAAGTCTGCCCCCTCCTCTCTCTTGCTCTTTCTGCCCATCATACTAGTTCTGCTGACTGCAGGGAAAAACCTCCACAATGTATAAGTCTCTGTAAAGAACAAGgtaggggtgggggtgggggactGGGCAAGGGCATCACAAAAAATGGAGGATTTTTTTCAAGGTGTCACTCAAATTGTTGGTCGCAAAGAGGTGTTATCTAAACCAAAAATCCATCAACTCTCCCTTAGTCCACAGCTGACCTtttccaccaaactttacagcTATCGTGTCCATCTGTCACTGTAACTGGCATAAAAATGAACGAGACAGAATAACTTCCTCTGAGGCGATAATAACCCGAAACATTTCAACAGAGTaaacctgttcctccgctttcTGCTCACGCACCCCGTCAGTCAGGATTTTGGCGCAACAGTCTCTGTGTTTGTACAAACTGTAAGGAGATTACAGTACAGAAGCTGGGGGCAAACAAGGCTCTGTGACTAAAAGTGTGACCTTATTTATGAATTTGTAAGGATTTAATGAAAGAGGTTTCTGAtcttgaccaaaaaaaaacaattcctctcactctgtgtctgcaggtgtttgCCAAAGTGTTCAGCCATGAGGCCTTAGAGTCATACCTCCCGAAAATCCAGCAGGTCATCCAGGAGAGCCTCAGAGTGTGGAGCTCCAACCCCGAGCCCATCAACGTCTACAGGTACTGCAGAGCTCCCAGCAGGGGTAACAGAAGACAAATTCAAATAATTTGTTTGGACATAAGCACCAACAAAGCAATTTAAATagtaaaaatacaaacaaaagtcCAGTGTGCATAATTTTTGTAGTATTTACAGCACAATGTAGTTGAAGtattaaagtaaaagtactggtTTGGCACATTCTAATATATGAAATCATTGGATTACTAATACTCATGCACATGTGTGAGCAACATGTTACTGTTGAAGCTGTTGGACATGGAGCAGGTTACATGTAGCTTTATATAGAGGGACAACATATATACCTGAGGGTTCATGAGAGGATTGATAGGAAAAGGAAGAATGAGGGACATGATTGCAGAGTCCTTTAATGTTTGGTTTGGGGGGgagaatttgaactttttttaaaaatgaaactaaAATTCAACAATCTGAAATGTGGCCCTGACTACACAAAGCTCTTAGTAAGACATCTAAAGCCAAAATAATTTATAATCCTTCCATTTCATCTATGACATTGTTGTGAATTTGAAAAGCATTTTATGTTAATCACCTGTGTAAAAGTTTTATTTGAAAAGTTTTAAAGTTTGTTGGATGTAACTGACTGGTTGTCTCTCCACAGTGAGAGCCAGAGGTTGTCATTCACCATGGCTGTGAGGGTGCTGCTGGGTTTCAGGGCGTCAGATGAGGAAATGAGGCATTTGTTCTCAACCTTTCAGGACTTTGTAAACAACCTCTTCAGTCTGCCCATAGACCTGCCTTTTAGCGGCTATAGGAAGGTAAGTTCTTAGATGTAAATGATTCCCTTCCCACAAACTTGTAAGTGCAAAGTTCCTgcttaattttctaaaggaagGAATATTTGAGTGAATGTCtgtgaaaaaaagcatttgtaGTCGGATGGTTAACATGCTCTGTGTATGTTTGCAGGGTATCCGTGCACGAGACACCCTTCAGAAAAGCATAGAGAAAGCCATCAGGGAGAAGCCACTGTGCTCCCAGGGAAAGGACTACAGTGACGCACTGGACGTACTGATGGAGAGCGCCAAAGAGAATGGCACCGAGCTCACCATGCAGGAGCTAAAGGTAACACACctctgcacaaaaaaaaaaacatctgggaAGGAGGATTAGCACTCCAAACATACACTGTAGAGAAGCATGATGAACATCAAGTCACTCAGTCACACACAGAAGCATGTAAACCAACACAACCTGCATGCGTGCACTACCAACTATGCAAGCAATGCAAGTGACTCATAATACACATCCTCTTGTAAAATATGAAGCGCTGCTAAACTGATGCTAACAGGCAAACAgtaaaagaaacacacacagtcaaGGACAGGCACACCCTCTATTTACCTATTTATGTAATTCTGTGGAATTCTATGGAAACTACTGCTCTCTCACTCTTTGTGGTTTCTGGGTTGAGTCCAGGGCCAAAAATAAGTCAAACACAGCCCCTGCTAGGGGTCTGAAAGAGGCCTCctgtacacacagacacacccacgcacacacagactgaACTGGGGAGGCCCTGTCACAGAGGCCCAGGCTGAGGTCCTCCCTTTCAGTTTCTTCGACCAATacgtataaaaacacacacatacacatgtagGATGACGCCCAGGTGTGTTTTGACACGGATGGTGGCAGATGAGAGGTTTACAATGTGAAGTGTGCTGCCAAGCGTTGGTGTTGTTTATTCCAGAAGCTTAATAACGGACCCAGCGCGGCACAGAAAGTGTTGTTATTGGAATCCTCGTACTTCAggaattaaaaacaacaaacttttATTACATATTAGCTTTTGAAATTCTTGTTTTTGGCCGAATTTTGTTATGAAACAAATGGAACGCTTAAGGTGTTGGGTAGTGGATTGGCACCAAAAGTAAGGCCCAATTGCACGATTCTTCCCCTTGGCTCTACCACTTGGTAATGGGTATTAGATCCCTGGTTGGAGTTGCTCACAGTTTGGCTTGATACAAATTAGCAACAAAAGTTAAGTCGATTCAAAATGTATCAGAATACAACTGAAATCTATTACTTGCAGTGTAATAATTTATTGATAGCGCCTTCTTCTGTGTCGCAAGTTAAAGCCAGAAGATGATTAACAAGGTAAAAAGAAAGTGATCTGATGCACCATCTTGCTCTTTATCATGCCACAGGAATCAACTATCGAGCTGATCTTTGCTGCCTTTGCCACCACCGCCAGCGCGAGCACCTCCCTCATCATGCAGCTCCTCCGCCACCCTACTGTCCTGGAGCGTCTAAGGGAGGAGCTGAGAGCCAGAGGGCTCCTCCACAATGGCTGCCTCTGTCCCGAAGGAGAGCTGAGGCTGGACACCATTGTCAGCCTGAAGTACCTGGACTGTGTCATCAAGGAGGTGCTGAGACTCTTTACACCCGTCTCTGGGGCCTACCGAACGGCCATGCAGACCTTCGAACTAGATGTGAGTGTTTTGGATCCATCATATATCATTGAATAAGAAGTATGGCTCAATACAACTTGCAAAAGGCTAAAATTGCCAAAGTGCAGCATAGTTTTTCTGGACTGATTACTGCATTTTAATGTGATTCAGGTAAATTCATGATACtaaagttgtgtttttctttttgtctccagGGAGTGCAGATTCCAAAGGGCTGGAGTGTGATGTACAGCATTCGAGACACTCATGACACAGCTGCAGTCTTCAAGGATGTGGAAGCCTTTGACCCTGACCGTTTCAGCCAAGAGAGGAGTGAGGACAAAGAGGGGCGCTTCCACTACCTGCCCTTTGGTGGTGGCGTCAGGTCCTGTCTGGGAAAGCAGCTCGCCACCCTCTTTCTTCGCATCCTGGCTATTGAGCTGGCAAGCACCAGCCGATTTGAGCTGGCCACTCGGCAGTTCCCCCGAGTCGTCACTGTCCCTGTTGTTCACCCGGTCGATGGGTTAAAGGTCAAGTTCTATGGCCTGGACTCCAACCAGAATGAGATCATGGCCAAGTCAGAAGAGTTACTTGGGGCAACGGTTTGAGGGGGGGAGGGTTGATgaatggtggtggtggtggtggtggtgggggtgaGCGATAGTGTCTTATGGGAGAAGACTGAAGGAAGGAAGAAGGAATTTCagagttatttttttccctctccacCTTTGTTCTGCCAAGTAGGAGGTTCCTTTCAGACTGAAAGCAGAAGTCTTCATCTCTTGTCACACTTGATGATCGGGACCTGCCTTTAAGAAAGGAAGAAGCTGCCAAAAAGTTCTTAATTATGCTCTATTATGTGTATTTTTTCAAAGAAATATACAGACAAATTATGTACAAAAAGCTATGTAATATAATTTCAAGGAGAAAGTGGGTAGTGCACAAGAGGACATTTGGTGAAATGAAGTGTTGAAGGTGGTTGTGGTGGCAAGATGAAACAGGGTATCGgatgaaagaaaataatattCTACCAATTTGTTTCTGCTTAATCAATGTCAGTGAACCATTTCAGTTGTCTAGCAGGGTAAAAGAGATGAATATATAAACTGAAAGTTCCAGATTCTGAGGTAATTTTGATCCAGAATTCTTAACGGTGCCACCATACTTAAACACATGCTTTTTGGCTATTTTATCCAAAAAAGTGGGGAAGGGGGGATTGGTTTCCCCCTTTCCGGTCTATCAAAATTAAAACTGTGTACTTGCTTACAAAGCAGTACTTCTAGTTATAGTTAAGTATCAATACAGGCAGCGAAGGAAAGTGATGTGCTCTGAAATATTGGGCTGTATGGATAATCAGGAAATACGTACTCgcaggagattttttttttttgttgttaaaaaatGGGCAATTTGTTGCTTAGGACAACCTCAACTGCTGTTTTTCCATCTGCCTCTGCCTGTGGAGTTCCTCACAACATTTTTGGCCAGCAGTTGCCATAATATCGTCATCCATGCATGAGCCATAAAGTGAAATAAGCTTTTATCTAAAACTAGGATTGCAAGGAAATATTAGATACAAAACGATCAAGGACATTAATGCTTTGACTAAATAATAGAAAAGTGCAACTGAAATTACAATAAAAGGAGCAGCTCATTCTCATTTTCGGGGTGTCAAATACTTCCATCAAAGCCCATGGTGTTGGTGCCCTTCTACATCTAGCGGGCGTCATTAGTAAGATTTTACTTAATGAGCAAGCGGCAAGGTCCTTATGAATCAACTGGAAAGAATAAACATGCAACTTGAAGACTAACAAGAGAAAGgtccccccccacacacacacaatcggTATTTGTTTAAGTTTAGCCACCAAAtgacttggttaggtttaggaacaAAAGCTAATTGGCTAGGTTTGGATAACCGAAATCTACTTTATTAGGTTCAGGAAGTAAACCTATATATTTTGGTTTAGGAAGCAATGACACTTGGTTAGGTTCAAGAGTGTCCAATAGTCACACTAAAACACCATTTCAGCATGTTGTACAATGTCCAGTGTATTGAAAACTTATTCTTAAGTGTGCCTATAACTTGTGATGTCTAAGAAAATGACAGAATGTGACGCCACTGAAAATAGAATGGTTTTAAAGAAAAGAGGAACATGGGACGTCTTCAGATCATGTAATTTTAATTCTTGTTGTTGTAAGATTTTTACAATTTCCTCGACCTTCTACAATCTGCAAACTATATTTTTGGGATCCAGAATTCAAACAATGAGTTCTCCTTTTGAAATTCTGAATTCCACCTTGAACACAGATTTTCCCAGAATGCACATAACATCTCCTAATCTTCCAACAGTTTCAGAGCTGGACCAGTTGCTTAGCTAA containing:
- the cyp26b1 gene encoding cytochrome P450 26B1 produces the protein MLFDSFDLVSALATLAACLVSMALLLAVSQQLWQLRWTATRDKNCKLPMPKGSMGFPFIGETCHWLLQGSGFHASRRQKYGNVFKTHLLGRPLIRVTGAENVRKVLMGEHTLVTVDWPQSTSTLLGPNSLANSIGDIHRKRRKVFAKVFSHEALESYLPKIQQVIQESLRVWSSNPEPINVYSESQRLSFTMAVRVLLGFRASDEEMRHLFSTFQDFVNNLFSLPIDLPFSGYRKGIRARDTLQKSIEKAIREKPLCSQGKDYSDALDVLMESAKENGTELTMQELKESTIELIFAAFATTASASTSLIMQLLRHPTVLERLREELRARGLLHNGCLCPEGELRLDTIVSLKYLDCVIKEVLRLFTPVSGAYRTAMQTFELDGVQIPKGWSVMYSIRDTHDTAAVFKDVEAFDPDRFSQERSEDKEGRFHYLPFGGGVRSCLGKQLATLFLRILAIELASTSRFELATRQFPRVVTVPVVHPVDGLKVKFYGLDSNQNEIMAKSEELLGATV